The following coding sequences lie in one Haematobia irritans isolate KBUSLIRL chromosome 3, ASM5000362v1, whole genome shotgun sequence genomic window:
- the LOC142228862 gene encoding uncharacterized protein LOC142228862, giving the protein MKSLALNLFQKILPRLMLAVVLLLYVVAATGTKTTLEEASSSLMSATSSPLPQSRGVSSRSRSSSARTTTTTMAPSLPKPPQQLRRRVVSTTTSSSNSAMATSSSASTKSPMAATNQRQRRVQTSRQHAAAPSSSSEIMASTSSKPAVISKSTSSTSSRLASTRLARHVDATTPQTKNNENQNNVRQHRSFQTNSGTRHSYDDVEKTRSNTDAVIQKRRSYTRATVTTEGTASSAESPLPRHQRLRTTGNTKSPSAPASSSSVSLLNSRPSDGPTTIPATTPSSKPQTGGNTSNIKSTSRHNLQTPKTPRMIQRLVAGHIQNTDSRTSATSQQNRTEAQVDDAALFGKNKSAIQSFRDEKLNANIRINDEGHISPTTTTTNEGKQASHIGDADYHDDDEALLEDSGDLDNWDNGILRLSAGAGKENNFKPKKGKDDSKKTLADQVRDGKYGLIEKELFRRPPKRPGVLSYLPNKEVPEDNERNYGGLNEEDIWLAEDHLLVIKGGSLNEDNEAEPWPAIDDYNAAGRQIKIPDNPKVPPPFPVQLEENGPVQLIGNNKLTVVYPVSNEPLSLYTSGPEAHHTSAESESDDEKNLITRPGKIKGLKEDDDKDPGYNYASPSLPWLSAAANNQTTSGETPTLRRPVNFPILGPFLYGRNGSLDNATDDFDEDDPSLYYPPPYSFVYKSNYTNPVPPGPLVPGIVVPPPPDHFARLEKSEGNKERRPSNGVSTPTRYRVYSTTSTTPSPVIPTSTTTTTSTSTTTTTESPFRHTITKISEYTPKVINIATPSPRPVYSPTVSPGRLQPPTPSPSPSPPSLNAGIKPVPVPVAVPIPIYSANVEPGTISFVPTTPSTQIETFSKTNPIYYEYFEAKRQPGSSHIIDEFLSSTVKPSYPTPTAKPIKLYNTSKRPYKNRNYLQPLAPNHRYVDDNIVVITPKPEVRLKQRPYYKQRPLHNFDQDVLNIRESLRYYQNQELRDNNIPRTPKAKPVFDYNYDSTKSVDNEAIRNTFQPPLEFDVEPFQPMVTYSPSASDEDSFKAVSVDKVDKTSSSLLQPQGREDAEEQYGQKPKYVSTTTLVPVQQPERSKKIRVGAKHLQQPQQLHIQQYQQQRQQQYSQQQYQQQQQYQQQQHQEYTRWVAINKQEYSGPYTPPGTPPPPRQQNRDYPGYYYGPSRQNNRFYEEPFQNAPNRKIVNYRPAQPNQNPIQQQQQLPPQPLWSLENDTYVNYAPNRPPLNPDAEFINPYQTIPVNTYQQQPQRLSNYQQQMQVQQELGPPPPPPPPALSHQSQYYAPPQRIPTRQYTPQSGPGPGPVSLHRDILVNYRQPLPPINPDSEFISHPQVVRNQGLNQYYRNANAYRQPVPNLNIEGEADVYFLTPKFRRANNLNNNPSNNRNSPQPQQQGNNGK; this is encoded by the exons ATGAAGTCGTTGGCCTTAAACTTGTTCCAAAAAATACTTCCACGTTTGATGCTAGCTGTGGTGTTGCTTCTATACGTGGTGGCAGCAACGGGGACAAAGACAACACTGGAAGAGGCCTCGTCATCATTAATGTCTGCAACATCTTCTCCATTACCACAGAGTAGAGGAGTTTCCTCAAGAAGTAGATCCTCTTCTGCTCgaactactactactacaatGGCTCCTTCCTTGCCAAAGCCACCACAGCAATTGAGACGTCGTGTCGTCAGCACAACAACCTCAAGCAGTAATTCGGCAATGGCAACATCATCATCTGCCTCTACGAAATCGCCTATGGCGGCTACCAACCAAAGGCAACGGCGTGTACAGACATCAAGACAACACGCGGcagcaccatcatcatcatcagaaaTTATGGCCAGCACTAGCTCGAAGCCGGCAGTCATAAGTAAATCCACCTCCTCCACCTCCTCGAGACTGGCATCAACTAGACTAGCGAGGCATGTGGATGCCACCACTCCACAAACGAAAAACaacgaaaatcaaaataatGTAAGACAACATCGTAGTTTCCAAACCAATAGTGGCACTCGTCATTCCTATGACGATGTGGAGAAGACTAGATCAAATACTGATGCAGTCATACAAAAACGCCGTTCATATACTCGTGCCACGGTCACAACAGAAGGTACAGCAAGCTCTGCTGAAAGTCCATTACCTAGACATCAGCGTCTTAGAACCACGGGCAATACCAAATCACCTTCAGCACCAGCATCATCATCGTCAGTATCGCTTCTCAATAGTCGACCATCAGATGGTCCTACGACCATTCCAGCAACAACACCATCATCTAAACCGCAGACAGGCGGCAATACGAGCAACATAAAATCGACAAGTCGGCACAATCTGCAGACACCAAAAAC ACCACGCATGATTCAGCGGCTTGTTGCCGGTCATATACAAAATACAGATAGTCGAACTTCTGCGACGTCTCAACAGAATAGAACAGAAGCTCAAGTCGATGATGCCGCATTATTTGGGAAAAATAAATCTGCAATACAAAGCTTTCGAGATGAAAAACTGAATGCCAATATTCGAATTAATGACGAAGGACACATATCACCAACGACCACCACAACAAATGAAGGGAAACAAGCATCTCACATTGGTGATGCCGATTACCATGATGACGATGAAGCTTTATTGGAAGATTCAGGAGATTTAGATAATTGGGATAATGGTATTTTACGCCTAAGTGCTGGAGCTggtaaagagaacaatttcaaaCCCAAGAAAGGTAAAGACGATTCCAAGAAAACGCTGGCTGACCAGGTGAGAGATGGTAAATATGGTCTCATTGAGAAAGAACTATTTCGTCGTCCACCCAAAAGACCTGGGGTTCTTAGCTATTTACCCAACAAAGAGGTACCCGAAGATAATGAACGTAACTATGGTGGTTTAAATGAAGAAGACATATGGTTGGCCGAAGATCATTTGTTAGTCATCAAGGGCGGCAGCCTGAATGAGGATAATGAGGCTGAACCATGGCCGGCCATCGATGATTACAATGCAGCTGGTAGGCAAATCAAAATTCCCGACAACCCCAAAGTCCCGCCACCCTTTCCTGTCCAGCTCGAAGAAAATGGCCCCGTACAGCTTATCGGAAATAATAAACTCACGGTCGTCTATCCGGTCTCTAACGAACCGTTATCGCTTTATACCTCAGGCCCAGAAGCCCACCACACGTCGGCCGAAAGTGAGAGTGACGACGAGAAAAACCTTATTACCAGGCCGGGAAAGATTAAGGGCCTTAAAGAAGACGACGACAAAGATCCGGGCTACAACTATGCGTCACCCTCATTACCATGGTTATCAGCCGCCGCCAACAACCAGACCACGTCTGGCGAAACGCCGACATTGAGGAGACCAGTTAATTTCCCCATCCTAGGTCCGTTCTTATATGGACGCAATGGGTCATTGGATAATGCCACAGATGATTTCGATGAAGATGATCCTTCATTGTATTATCCACCTCCGTACAGTTTTGTCTATAAGAGTAATTATACTAATCCAGTTCCACCAGGGCCTTTAGTACCAGGTATTGTAGTACCACCGCCACCAGATCATTTCGCAAGATTGGAAAAATCGGAAGGCAACAAAGAAAGAAGACCATCGAATGGTGTATCGACTCCAACACGTTATAGAGTGTATAGTACAACATCAACTACACCAAGTCCAGTGATACCTACCAGTACGACGACGACAACTTCGACTAGCACCACCACCACTACGGAATCACCATTTAGGCATACGATAACAAAGATTTCCGAATATACTCCCAAGGTTATCAATATTGCCACACCATCACCAAGACCTGTTTATAGTCCCACTGTGTCACCAGGACGACTACAGCCGCCTACACCATCACCAAGCCCATCGCCACCATCATTGAATGCCGGAATTAAACCTGTTCCAGTTCCAGTGGCAGTGCCCATACCTATTTACTCGGCCAATGTGGAACCGGGAACCATATCATTTGTTCCCACTACACCATCAACCCAAATCGAGACCTTCTCCAAAACCAATCCCATCTACTATGAATACTTTGAGGCCAAACGTCAACCGGGAAGCTCTCACATTATTGATGAGTTCCTATCGAGTACCGTCAAACCTTCATATCCCACACCGACAGCGAAGCCGATTAAATTGTACAACACCAGTAAACGACCCTACAAGAATCGTAATTACCTACAACCCTTGGCTCCCAATCATCGTTATGTGGATGACAATATTGTGGTTATTACGCCCAAACCCGAAGTACGTCTGAAACAAAGACCCTACTATAAACAGCGTCCCCTGCATAATTTCGACCAAGATGTCCTTAACATTAGGGAGAGTCTACGGTACTATCAAAATCAGGAATTGCGTGACAATAACATACCCAGGACGCCAAAAGCTAAACCTGTTTTTGATTACAACTATGACTCGACGAAATCAGTTGATAACGAAGCTATTCGCAATACATTCCAACCTCCATTGGAATTTGATGTGGAACCTTTCCAACCCATGGTTACCTATAGTCCCAGTGCAAGTGATGAAGATTCTTTTAAGGCAGTAAGCGTTGATAAAGTCGATAAGACCTCGTCTTCTCTTCTACAACCCCAAGGTCGTGAGGATGCCGAAGAGCAATATggacaaaaaccaaaatatgtTAGTACCACAACTCTGGTACCTGTCCAACAGCCAGAACGTTCCAAGAAAATTCGGGTAGGAGCCAAGCATTTGCAGCAACCTCAGCAATTGCATATTCAGCAATATCAACAACAGAGACAACAACAATATTCGCAGCAACAAtatcaacaacagcagcaatatCAGCAACAGCAACATCAGGAATATACACGTTGGGTGGCTATCAATAAGCAAGAATATTCGGGACCATATACTCCACCAGGTACACCACCGCCTCCGCGACAACAAAATCGTGATTATCCCGGTTATTATTATGGTCCAAGTCGACAAAATAATCGCTTCTATGAGGAACCATTTCAAAATGCTCCCAATCGTAAGATTGTCAACTATCGTCCAGCCCAACCTAATCAGAATCcaattcaacaacaacaacaattaccacCACAACCTTTATGGAGTTTGGAAAATGATACTTATGTCAATTATGCTCCCAATAGACCTCCCTTGAATCCCGATGCAGAGTTTATAAATCCGTATCAAACAATACCAGTGAATACCTATCAACAACAGCCTCAAAGGCTTAGCAATTATCAGCAACAGATGCAAGTTCAGCAAGAATTgggaccaccaccaccacctccaCCACCGGCGCTTTCCCATCAATCCCAATATTATGCACCACCTCAGCGAATACCTACTCGTCAATATACACCACAATCTGGACCCGGACCAGGTCCAGTTTCATTACATCGTGATATTCTGGTGAATTATCGTCAACCCTTGCCTCCCATTAATCCGGATAGTGAGTTTATATCTCATCCTCAGGTGGTGCGTAATCAAGGTCTGAATCAATATTATCGAAACGCCAATGCCTATCGCCAGCCTGTGCCAAATCTTAATATTGAAGGAGAGGCTGATGTTTATTTTCTAACACCGAAATTTCGACGAGCCAATAATCTCAATAATAATCCCAGTAATAATAGAAATTCACCTCAGCCCCAACAACAGGGTAACAATGGAAAATAG